From Deltaproteobacteria bacterium, one genomic window encodes:
- a CDS encoding ABC transporter substrate-binding protein, which yields MKKNGFRNGAIGAISLLMIAFLACPGQLGAAPKGKLVAALSSDISTLDTQNHNIRINYIVGWHLYDNLVTRDQKTMQIVPHLAESWKLLDDNTWEFKLRKGVKFDNGEPFNAECVKFTIERGLDPKCTQRPTVSWIKEVKVIDDHTLRIISIKPYPVALQRLSNFQMLPAKWLKEKGNDYFATHANGTGPYRLKEWKRGVHVILEAKEDYWKGAPAIKTIVFRPIKEIATQISELLTGGIDIVRDIPPDQISLIENSQIARISKAPTLRVIYLVMDADGRAGSSPVQNLKVRQAISHAIDVNTIINTIMGGNAIRTAGVLNPQHFGYDKSLENPYPYNPEKARQLLKEANYPFDRPMRLVTYTGSIQNPRAIVEAVAGYLNKVGIKTNINVYSDIGMWDRLGREGKQNDCHIHSWGSGGVYDADAIYYNYFRKGEAFCYGSSPEMDKWLDDARSTMNEEMRKKLYYNAGKYINDQALAVSFYAQTAILGLNKRVIYEAPPDEFLRTFEAQLKE from the coding sequence ATGAAGAAGAATGGATTCAGGAATGGAGCGATTGGGGCAATTTCTTTGCTGATGATAGCTTTTTTGGCATGTCCCGGCCAACTGGGAGCTGCCCCCAAGGGCAAGCTGGTCGCTGCCCTTTCCAGCGACATCAGCACCCTGGACACCCAGAACCATAACATTCGGATCAATTACATCGTCGGATGGCATCTTTATGATAACCTGGTCACGCGGGACCAGAAAACCATGCAGATCGTGCCTCACCTGGCAGAGTCCTGGAAGCTTTTAGATGATAATACCTGGGAGTTCAAACTGCGCAAGGGGGTTAAGTTCGACAACGGAGAACCCTTTAACGCCGAGTGTGTGAAATTCACCATCGAGCGAGGTTTGGACCCCAAATGTACCCAACGGCCGACCGTCTCCTGGATTAAGGAGGTCAAGGTTATCGACGACCATACGTTGCGTATTATCAGCATTAAGCCTTATCCTGTGGCTCTGCAGCGGCTTTCCAACTTTCAGATGCTTCCGGCAAAATGGCTGAAGGAAAAAGGAAATGATTACTTTGCCACCCATGCCAACGGCACCGGACCCTACCGGCTGAAAGAATGGAAACGCGGGGTACATGTTATCCTGGAAGCCAAGGAAGATTACTGGAAAGGCGCACCAGCCATCAAGACCATCGTCTTCCGGCCGATCAAAGAAATTGCCACCCAGATTTCCGAGCTTTTGACCGGGGGAATTGATATTGTGCGGGATATTCCTCCCGATCAGATCTCCTTGATTGAGAATTCCCAGATCGCCCGAATCTCCAAAGCTCCCACTCTTCGGGTGATCTACCTGGTGATGGACGCGGATGGAAGAGCCGGCTCTTCCCCGGTGCAAAACCTTAAGGTGCGGCAGGCCATCAGCCATGCCATCGATGTGAACACCATCATCAATACCATTATGGGTGGAAACGCCATCCGCACCGCGGGGGTTTTGAACCCCCAACACTTCGGGTACGACAAGTCTCTGGAAAACCCTTACCCCTATAATCCGGAGAAAGCCCGGCAGCTTCTGAAAGAAGCCAATTACCCCTTTGATCGGCCGATGAGGCTGGTTACCTACACGGGGAGCATCCAGAATCCCCGGGCTATAGTCGAGGCCGTTGCCGGGTATCTGAACAAGGTGGGCATTAAAACCAACATCAATGTTTATTCGGATATCGGCATGTGGGACCGTCTGGGCCGGGAAGGGAAACAGAACGATTGCCACATCCACAGCTGGGGCAGCGGCGGGGTGTACGACGCCGACGCCATTTATTACAACTATTTCCGCAAAGGCGAGGCTTTCTGCTACGGTTCGTCGCCGGAGATGGACAAATGGTTAGATGACGCCCGGTCAACCATGAATGAGGAGATGCGCAAGAAACTCTATTACAACGCGGGCAAGTACATCAACGACCAGGCTCTGGCCGTATCTTTCTACGCCCAGACCGCCATCCTGGGCCTTAACAAACGGGTGATCTACGAAGCCCCGCCGGACGAGTTTCTGAGGACCTTCGAGGCCCAGCTGAAGGAATAG
- a CDS encoding M48 family metallopeptidase, with protein MIQLNFLLLAFLLVFFLRSATQLFLNRLNTSYLRKHGNAVPEIFQDTVDQEKLKNISAYSIDSANFGILASLVNQGFFLIILLSGFLPWLAETIPRLGWGVMINGLAFFGAIALLINLLHLPFNLYETFVIEERYGFNTKTLRLWFIDLLKSLVLSAILGGVLLYLFLALMVRGGENWWVWAWVVVGLLELLIIWLYPVLIAPLFNKFEPIEDKELERGITTLMEKVGLRPKGVLRMDASKRSKHTNAYFTGIGKSKRIVLFDTLMTSHAGEEILAVLAHEIGHWKKKHVLKQLILAETLSLVGFFILAQLLPWPLLYRTFGFAEPIPYVGLFLIGALFGPVGYFAQPVGSAISRKFEREADDFALDLMQNAEPITKAFKRLAVDNLANLSPHPFYAWFYYSHPPLVERISRLKILSPS; from the coding sequence ATGATTCAGCTTAATTTTCTCCTCTTGGCCTTCTTGTTGGTCTTTTTTCTCCGGTCCGCTACCCAATTGTTCTTGAACCGCTTGAACACCTCCTACCTCCGGAAACATGGGAATGCCGTCCCCGAAATCTTTCAAGACACCGTTGACCAGGAAAAACTCAAAAATATTTCCGCGTACTCTATTGATTCGGCGAATTTCGGCATTTTGGCTTCTTTGGTCAACCAGGGCTTTTTTTTAATTATTTTACTCTCCGGCTTTTTGCCATGGCTGGCGGAAACGATTCCCCGATTAGGATGGGGGGTAATGATCAACGGCTTGGCCTTCTTTGGCGCCATTGCCCTGCTGATAAACCTTCTGCACCTCCCCTTCAACCTCTATGAAACTTTTGTGATCGAGGAGCGTTACGGGTTTAATACCAAGACTCTCAGGTTGTGGTTCATCGACCTTCTAAAAAGCCTGGTCCTTTCAGCCATATTGGGGGGTGTGCTCCTCTACCTATTTTTAGCTTTGATGGTAAGAGGGGGAGAGAATTGGTGGGTGTGGGCCTGGGTTGTAGTGGGGTTGTTGGAATTGTTGATTATTTGGCTCTACCCCGTCTTGATCGCTCCCTTGTTCAATAAATTTGAACCTATCGAGGATAAAGAATTGGAGCGGGGGATTACCACTCTAATGGAAAAGGTGGGACTTCGACCTAAAGGGGTGTTGCGCATGGATGCCAGCAAGCGTAGCAAGCATACCAACGCTTACTTTACCGGCATCGGGAAGAGTAAGCGGATCGTGCTTTTTGATACGCTCATGACCTCTCATGCCGGTGAGGAAATTCTGGCCGTTCTGGCTCATGAGATCGGGCATTGGAAGAAGAAACATGTGCTCAAACAGCTCATTCTTGCGGAAACTTTATCCCTGGTTGGCTTTTTTATATTGGCGCAATTACTCCCCTGGCCGTTGCTTTATCGTACCTTCGGGTTTGCAGAGCCAATTCCTTACGTCGGGCTTTTTCTAATCGGAGCCCTCTTTGGCCCCGTAGGATATTTTGCCCAACCCGTTGGATCAGCCATCTCCAGGAAGTTTGAACGGGAAGCAGATGATTTTGCCTTGGACCTGATGCAGAACGCCGAACCCATTACCAAGGCTTTTAAGAGATTGGCCGTCGATAACCTGGCCAATTTATCTCCTCATCCCTTTTACGCCTGGTTCTATTATTCCCACCCTCCTCTGGTCGAACGCATTTCCAGACTGAAAATTTTATCGCCAAGCTGA
- the fbp gene encoding class 1 fructose-bisphosphatase, with protein MQPVTVIEHLLLHQRESPMATGRFTRLLNELILAAKIISREVNKAGLVDVLGFTGETNVQGEEVFKLDEYANRVMIHRLERAGVLCAMASEENADLIEIPSAFPVGEYILIFDPLDGSSNIEGNVSIGTIFSIYRRKSPEGKSVTMADVLQKGSDQVAAGYFVYGSSTMMVYTTGRGAYGFTLDPSVGEFLLSHPEIKIPEIGKIYSVNESYWNHWDASTRQVVSYFKSPDNERGQPYNLRYIGSLVADFHRNLLAGGIFMYPADNRDPKKPRGKLRLMCEAAPLAMIVEAAGGMATDGKMRILDIEPQELHQRVPLFIGSKKDVEKIIEIYRENSE; from the coding sequence ATGCAGCCGGTTACCGTGATCGAGCATCTTCTTTTGCATCAGAGAGAATCTCCCATGGCCACGGGACGTTTTACCCGGTTATTAAATGAACTGATTCTGGCGGCCAAAATTATTTCCCGCGAGGTGAACAAAGCCGGCTTGGTGGATGTTCTTGGGTTCACGGGGGAGACGAACGTCCAAGGAGAAGAGGTATTCAAGCTGGACGAATACGCCAACCGGGTAATGATCCACCGCTTAGAAAGGGCTGGCGTGTTATGTGCCATGGCCTCGGAAGAAAATGCCGATTTGATTGAAATTCCATCGGCCTTCCCCGTTGGCGAATATATCCTGATCTTTGACCCCCTGGACGGCTCTTCGAATATAGAAGGCAACGTGTCCATTGGCACAATTTTTTCCATTTATCGCCGCAAAAGCCCGGAGGGGAAAAGCGTGACGATGGCCGACGTCCTGCAAAAAGGATCTGACCAGGTGGCCGCCGGTTATTTCGTCTATGGTTCTTCCACCATGATGGTGTATACCACTGGCCGGGGAGCTTATGGGTTCACTCTGGACCCCAGCGTGGGAGAGTTTTTGCTCTCCCATCCGGAAATCAAAATTCCGGAAATAGGCAAAATTTACTCGGTCAATGAGTCCTATTGGAATCACTGGGATGCGTCTACGCGCCAAGTGGTTTCTTATTTTAAAAGCCCGGATAATGAACGCGGCCAGCCTTACAATTTGCGCTATATCGGCTCCCTGGTGGCGGATTTTCACCGCAATTTGTTGGCGGGGGGGATCTTCATGTATCCGGCCGATAATAGAGATCCGAAAAAACCCCGCGGAAAATTACGCTTGATGTGTGAGGCCGCACCCTTGGCCATGATTGTGGAAGCGGCCGGGGGAATGGCCACAGATGGAAAGATGCGCATCCTCGACATCGAACCCCAGGAACTCCACCAACGGGTTCCCCTCTTTATCGGATCCAAAAAAGACGTGGAAAAAATCATAGAAATATACCGGGAGAACTCGGAATGA